Genomic segment of Coffea arabica cultivar ET-39 chromosome 1e, Coffea Arabica ET-39 HiFi, whole genome shotgun sequence:
TCCATAATCTCTCTCTCCTTCAAGAAACCCAGTGACCTGCTCCCCATGAAAAATGTGCACATGCGTATTTAAcgaaaataaacatgaattgaAGGTCAGGAAGTAAAATGATCACATCATTCTGAGTAAGAATGGAGTCCATAGAAGTCACAGGTCCACCCACCTGTGACATGTAGGCGTCCCAATCGATCTTCGTATCTGGAAATTTGCAAAAAGAAAACCCACTCCATTACTAAATCTACTgctcaaaataaaagtaaagataGCAGAGATAATTTGGTATTTACAGGGAACATAGGCGATAATGAGTCCGACCAGGATGGCATCGGCGAAGAGCAAAGCCAACGCAAAAGGTACTTGCGGGTTTTTGAGGAGTTTCTGGAACGTCGAACCGGGTTTTTGTATGGCCTTGGATTTAGGGGGCGATCGGAGCGCCATTGGGTTGCCTCTGTCAGcgagcgtttttttttttttttttaatttcttcgcCTGCTAAATTgggtaggttttttttttaagctcaAACGGTTCGACGGCGTCCGGCAGCCCTATCAGTAGTCACCTGTCTGGGTCTCTGCGTCCGTGGCACGCTTTCGTTAAGTTTGGACTAAAGGCGTATTTTGAGTTGCGTCTTCTGCGTGGAAAACGCCTGTTTGCCTGCGTCGTCGTTTTGTAGATGAGTGTGtcaaatctctctctctctccctcgcTCGCTCCCTCTACTCCAcctcttccttctttttttttttccccccttcttTTTTGTGTGAAAGAAAAAGTTACTGTTGGTCAATGATCATACTTCCAAATGAccattttgctctttttttcccAGCTAAATCTAATTTTTCATCAGGTCAAGGTAATAATAAACAGTGAATCTTCTTTACCTTTCCTAATGCTTACATGtgtttttgttctcttttttttttcttttaaaaaaaataaaagaaagaaagaaataggcGTTCGATTTCATCTAACCTCAATTCCCAAAACGAACTTCCATGATTTTATGCTTGTATGAGTGTGGTATATACATAAATGAGCATCCATACATGAGTACATCTAGTCACATTCGAACAATACAATTATTCCTTCAATTTCAAATCATTCTAGAGTTAGCCCATCAAAACGTAATATTTTCTTCGTCCCAtaaaatatttgtcatttttAAAAAGtgtataattttaatattaaaaaaaagagaatttttatttatttttttatatcttTACTGACGCATCATTCTTTATTTGATGTATTGATAATTATGATAGATAAATGACGAGTGACGTAAAGAACAGAACAGAGATAagatttgattaaaaagaaaggGTGGATTAggataattaattttaaaacaagaaaaagtaaCAAATTTCATGAGAGGAGACGGAGAGAATGGTAATAGAGCCAAGCAGAGCATGGTGGTAATTGTTGACTCGGAATGATGTAATGTTTGTCAGCAGAGAGGTGCCAAGATAGCAAAAGAGATCACTAATACCTCATGCAGCGCTGGCGATAAATTTTGGCCCACGTGTACGCTGCTCAAGTAAATTCATCATCCCTTTCCGCCATCTGTCCTCCTTCTCCCCGCAACAAAACCACAGAAAAACTCGCTTTGCTCCATAAATTCTTCACCTGAAAAAGCTCTGCagccactctttttttttttcccaattcgCGTGtgtttgtctctctctctctctctctctcgctctctctctctctcactcgtCTAAATCAAACAAACACAACGCCGGTAGTCGTCATGGCTTCCCAGGAACTGAAACACAGAAccagagaagaagaagaagaggagataCAGCCCCCAAAAGATACCGGCACCACCGCGACAAGAAGACACCAGAAGAAGAGAACAGCCATGGCCAAGCGCGGCCTTCGCTCACTGGGCCTTGCACTTGCTCTCCCACTTTCTTTAACCCTGTTGGACATTTCTCTTTTCGGCTCTAGTCTTCAGTATGCTACCATGAAAAAGCCCTTCTGGTCTCCTCCTCTGTGGGCCTTGCACTCGGCTTGCCTGGCCTCTGCTTTCCTTATGGGCCTGTCGGCATGGCTTGTTTGGGTCGAAGGTGGCTTTCACAGGAACCCTACGGCGTTGCTGCTGTACTTGGGCCAGCTCTCCTTGAGCCTTGCTTGGGATCCGATCGTTTTTCAGGCTGGAGCCAGTAGGATGGGCTTGGTGCTTTGCGTCGCTTTGTTTGGGGCTTTGGTTGGGTGCGCCAGGACCTTTCGAACCATGAATCCCATCGCTGGCGATCTAGTGAAGCCTTGCCTTTTATGGGCTTTGATTTTGTCACTAGCAAATATTGTGCTTGTATTACCCCTCGTGTGATAGACaacatcttttcttttcttttcttttattttcttttttggccTCCCTTCTTAATTTCCTTTTCGGGTGCATACAGATGTAACATACTTTCTCGGATTGAGACAgacttctttttcctcctcttGTATCTCTCACTTTTGCCCTCTGGTTGCTGCGAGAAGTTTGTGGATTGCACGATCTCTCATGCCAGCACTGATTAGTAATATGTTTTGCACGGACTTCAAATTTTGTTGCGTGCTTTTATTCCTTTTGCTACTTGTTTGGACAGAGTGGGGTGGAAAGAAATTCCTGTTCCAGGTTTTTATCCCGGAGACTCAAATTAGGAATTTTATATGGTTCTTTTGTATAGAGGTACATGCGCTTCCCCATTTTCACGTTAATTACAATGGCTGTTATGAGTAACGCTTCAACATCAAACTGATAACTTGATGCTCGGTTGGTCACTTGAGGAAGGACTAAGTCCCTTTTTCTCAGTATAGAATTAATTGTAACAATATtgtgcttaaaaaaaaaaaaaagtagttggAGTCTACAGTCAAAAGATAGAAAAGAAGATACCCCCATCCGCTTTCCCCCATCtctattcccttttttttcagtAGAGGATTATTAATTGTAACAATAATATTGTACTGAAAAGAGTTATCTGCAGTCGAGATAGAAAAGAGAAGATTATGTTGAATCATAGCCGTAAAACGTTGCATGTATCCGTAACCTTCCCTCTCCATGTATCAGAAAGCACGCTTGAGACATTCTATTACCCTCGCATTCGATTGGCTATTATAGTTTTACATTCGAGGGGCTATAAATTACAATAATATGTTCGCCAGGAATGTCTTGCCCTCACAGTGGGCCGTTGGAAATTGGAGCATTGACCGAATAGAATACAAGTAGAAAGAACCACCAgtgaaaaagaataaaaggcCCTGGTCAAGGAGTGAGTTGTTTTGTCTTAAAGGAACAAACGGACAGTCTATCGCGCTCCCGAGATCAAGCCTCGACTCCCAAAAGCTTAAATCATATTGATCTCACCTGAAGCAATAGCCAATTAGTCCTTCCCAACCGCTGGGCGACGGGAAGGATATTCATATACACGCGATAATTACTACCACAGCAACGTAGAATCGAGCTGCTGAAAATTAGATGTGGAGCTGAGATATACCACGGAATATGGTGTAGTTTAGCAAAGCTTCCTCAATGTAATAGAGGTTCGCTTTCTTTGATCAATTTCTTGCCCCATCCACCTCTGAAAACCAGGCTTCCTATTAATCTCATGCTTCCAAAAGTAGCGTGCTTCTCCCCACATTAGGACCAACGATCCTTCGGTTAAAAGCACAGGGATCTTTGCAGAAGAACTATTTTTGCCCGCCTTCTCCTCTCTATAATCAGATAACTCATCCTCAACTAGACTAAAGTGCATGACACAGGATGATTCCAAAGAAAGAATGGCAATTCCATCTTCAAAGCGCATCAGATCAACATGCGCACAAATTCCCTGCATGCCAGTAGGATCAAAGTGGTCTGTTTCCAATGGTCTTAAGAAGACGGACAAAGGGAAATAAATATTAATAGCAAGAAAATCACCTAGTGCATGGTAACTGATTTTTCTTGACCAATTAACAATTGAAAcgattaaagggaaaaaaaaaacaaagaaaaggaaaaatggggAACTGCCAGCAAGTTTACTTATAATAGCCCAACGAGCAAAACTCCAAGGGACCAGAGAATGGAAAGAATTTTATCAAGAAAGGCAACTCAGCAGTAATCCAAGGTGCTTTTGGTTGTATTACTACAATCATCATGAAGCCAAACCAGAGACATGAACTTGCCAAGCATGGAAAGGAGTTATGCAGAGAgtttatacacacacatacatacatatgcgtgtgtgtgtgtgtcaagTTTATATTCATACCAATTTCCTGAGCGAATAAAGGAATTGAGTTAAGAGTATGTCGCACCTCACCTGGTTGGTATGTGTTCACAATAAGTTGATCAAATAGCGGTTCCCTCCACAACAATTCTGGTGGAAGGGGGTAGGCCTCTTTACCTTTGTCATGAGTTGGTAAGTTCATGGATTCAGAGAGATAATGACCGACGAAAACAGCCTCCTTAATGGAGTTGGAAAGTTCAATGGCCCATTGGGGAAGATTTCCAAATCTCATGGCCTTCAACGACAAAGAAAATGCATGTATGCTGAAATATTAATAGAGCGATTGTGAAGGAGAGCAATGTGAAACGGATTAGCTTACAAATAACAATACAACCACGTACAGTCGGTTAACAAAAGATCAAATTCTGAAGTGTTTTAAGGCATGACGGGTATGATCTATTTCAATTCTTctaaaattcatccaaataaataaaacaagaaaataaacaggTGTGGTCTTCCATTTAGCACCAGATTTCTACAAACTCGCAATAACCAGTGGAAGTGAGAATCTAAGAGCTGTCAACGGGCAGCGACGATTACAGAACATTCAACTCAACATTTCCAAGAACTAAGGGGCAGTAAGTGTTAATACCTGATTTCCAGAGAATTCACTCAACCATCCTTCTGCAGCCACaaataacacttgcatgagAGCCCTCTTCAAttattattttgtgtttttatcaATCATCCGTTGAGAAATATTTAATAAGCATTTAATCAAACTCaaacaaatttaatttgattcgACTCTAAAgaaacataaaaattgtagtaggactcaagaaaaaaaaatacgaAAGCTCACATGCCATCACCAGTTTTTTGAGCGTCTTACAATCATCTTAGTACGTAACAACCAAAGAAAGCAGTTAAGTTAGAAAGGTTTTTACAAATTGATAGAAGTGCCTTTTTGGATTGCGGAGAGCAGCGAAGATTGTTGATCGGGAGATAGGAAGTCCCTGCATAACCATAAGCCCTTAATTTGATCAATTCTTTCCCAGTTTTGGATTTCACCAAAAATCGAGAGCTTGTTCAAATCTTGGGACTTCCGTTCTTGTGCTTCCTCGCCGCCTTCGCCATCTGATAATTCGCCAAAAGCGTCCTGGAGAAGCATCCTCACCTCCTCTTCCATCTTAGCTAGGTTCTAAGGGTCTCCCACCGATGGATCCCCTGCACTTGCTCCTCCGCCTCACGCACCCTAACGACTTGATAACGCTGTTAAAAAACCCGGAGTTTGATTGGAATAGGGTTATTTAcacaaataatttatttatttgtatcgTGAATATATTTTCCCAATCATGATTTTGATCCTATTTGAGGTCTTTTGATAAAAATGCTTTTTTTAGCGCTAAAAGTATTTTTGAGCGATTTGGTAAATATTAATCCATAAATAACTTTTTGTGTTAAAAAAACTTTTAATAAAAACTCAAATTCAAAACTTTGGCAATAGTTTTTATGTTTTAAAaagtaaaatattaaatttaatcattatatcatgaactaaataaaaagataaatatattttaaaattttaaaattatacattATTCAattcaataagtacttattgaacAATGTATCTAAACAATATATTTAAAGGTGTTTAAACATTTAATAAGTGcttttattaaaaactctattaaGTAGAGTATTTTTTTAACGAGTTATTGTCATCTCAAATAGGTCATTTATCTTACATACgtcatataaaaaaaatactacaatattttttcaaaaatttatcccaaataatctactTTCTAGATGTATTTGTGTTTTCCTTGTATGAATTTTTAGACACCAttaatattatttatttatttattttgccaAATTCAACTTACACCCCATTTAGCCACTAGGGGAGTACTCTTACAGTTTCTTTCTATTATCCAATtcgaattttgaaattgatagTTAAGATAGAAGGGTATGGGgagagatagaaaaataaaaaaggaaatttgtttaagggaaaaaaaacttaCGCCTCATGTAATTCACATAACTCCCTCGTCGTTTTCATATATCCACTTATGCCCTCACACTTGTGGTTCGCTTGGTCAAAAACGTAAATTGACACCAACCATTGATATTCCACTTATGTTCCCCCATCCCCATATCCCCGTTTTATGTGCTTTTTACTTTCTGTTTTTTTCCCGTCCTATGTCTCCACTTCCCTCTTCCTCATCCTCCTTCATCCCCTCCATTCTTTTCCCCTTTCCTGCCTCCTTTCTCCTCTCCAGTCAGAGCCTCTAGCCGTGACCAAAAGAGACAAAGGAGAAAGAGAAACGAGGAAAGAAGAAGGGACAGAGAAGATACAGTGTTATTGGTGAATGAGATGAGAGATAATAGTGGTTTGTGGTGGTAATGTGTGATGACCGGAAAAGATAAAGGTGATgtgattttttaattatttattttttagttgtatttgatatttatattgaTACTGTGATTTTTGGAGTGTTCTGAGAGTGTATTATTGTAacattatatttgaaaattttgtttgtgAAAATATCACTAATCCTCAAGGTGTTTTAACAAGTTTTATTTTTAACAAGTTCTTATAACTAAAGTTGGAAAAGATCAAGACTGCGTTTGAATTAGATGTTTTTTTgaagtgtttttgaaatattttactttactataaatatttattttttggtcaCCACCAAACTTTTAAGGGTTCAACCTTTATTTCccacaaaaaaattattataatatgtGACGGTCTTAATTGACCTCTTTTATGGAGTTTCTACTCATATCGACTCCCCTTTCCTCTCTCCTTTAGATTAGGCTATATTAGATTATAGAAATTCTATCAttgcgacaaaaaaaaattataaaaggggCAATGGTTAATAACATTTGATTCCGTTCACATACAACATAAGGCGCATTGTATGGAATCCAGTTTATGTATTTCGCTGCCTCCTTTTGCACAGTTGCACTTTGCATATTACTACTTGTAGGTAACTTGTCTCTCATGTGTTTCCTCTTCTCTATTTAATTATCATTCTCAATTTCTTCAAAGGGAGATTATGGCTGAATCGGATGAAGTCAAACAGCTGACGACGCCGGTGAGCATGACCACTTGACCTTCTTCCTTCATTTTCTCGCCTTTTTCTTGATATACTTTTCTCTCTGCTAGTAAACTCTTTCTAGCTTATTGGCAGCATATAGGCTTGTCTAGATTTCGTGATACTTGCAAAAGAATACAtctaatatttttctttttccttgctaTGTGCGTGGATGTCTTGTCAGTTGCCACTAAAGCGATTGATCTTATGCAtgtccatttatttatttatttattttaaacttcTTTACCCTGCAAATCATATCCAAGTCCTTGACATGCTAATTCTGTGATTCGAATTCATTAAggcttagtttgggagtttaggatagaaaagagaagaagagaaaacttAAATTATGacagaaaataagaaaagagaAGGGATTATTACGTTATCTGGGAGTTTTGAGAATTCATGAAATGATTTTGGatagaaaaattattaaatatttattcaaaatatttttaaaagtaaaaCAGATACATTAAAAATTTTCACAAGTTTCCTTCAACTTTCTCTCCAATttgagaagaaaaattttgCCTGCTATTTATCCTcccattttcttgtttttctctcttacTAAAAACtcacaaacaaaacaaaaattaaactttcttttctttcctttttttttttcctgtccaAATCCTCAACTCCCAAATGAACCCTACCGTTGAGGGAGGATGCGAGAAGAAGGAGCTCAAGTATCTTGATTTCGTCCAAGTCGGAGCAATCTACATGATCATTTGCTTCTTATCACTCTACGACTACGCGAAAGAAAGCTCCGGTCCTTTGAAATCGGGCGTTAAAACTGTGGAAGCAACTGTCAGAACCATCATTGGACCTGTCTACCGCAAGTTTCGCAACGTCCCCTTGAGCTTCTCAAGCTCGTAGATTGCaaggtttttcttcttcttcttcttcttttttcgttATCTTCTTCCTCAAAAGTCAGTAGTCACATGAAACGTGATGTCTTTCCTTTTCCTGATTTCTTCATTCCCCCGTGGCCATCAGCACGTGCAACTCATCTCATTGACTCACGTGATTTGTAGGTCGACGAATCGATTAATGAGTTAGACCGTCATGTACACCCGATCCCGATCCTGAAGCAATTCTCACATCAACTGTTCTTGGGAGCTCAGAGGGCCCCTGAGGTGGCTAGAGATGTCGCCTCCGAGTTGCAGCTGGTCGATGCTAAAAGTATTGCCCGGACGCTTAATAATAATGCGTACGAGCCGACAACCAAGGAATTCTCTATTTCAAATGCGAGCCGCTAGCTGAGCAGTATGCGGTGTCGGCTTGGCGCTCGCTGAACCAGCACCCTCTATTCCCTCAAGTGGTTCAAATGATTGTCCCCACGGCTGTTTATTGGTGCGAGAAATACAATGAAGCCGTGGCTTACACGGCGCAGAGGGGTTACACGGTGTCGCAGTGCCTGCCTGTGGTGCCGATTGAGAGAATTGGCAAAGTGTTTCAGTGCGGTCCCACTGTTTCAAGTGATGCCGAAACTCTTACGGTGTCAACATCAACCTAAATCGATTTGTTGTTGGTGGTTAACGATTACCTGCTCATTTATTCACTGCTATAACTCGTAATGGGAGTATCCGTTAATGTATTATTTTCGATTGCATAATCTTGTGCTTGCTGGTACAAGCCAAAATATTCATCTTATCATGTACCGGTAATTAGTGTTCCTGTTTTTTTATGCTCTAGAAAGATTTTAGAGTTTCCTATTACTGTCAATGTTTGACTCGTTAGAATATCAAGAGGTGTTAGTATTTGCCTTGGGGTCTCATCGACTTCGCGTATTATTAAATtgtccaaggaacatctaacCTTCTACGCTATTTCTTTAGTTTGTTTATCACTTCCCAGCaaacaaagaaagaagcaaGTACCAGTAGCTTTaagtttgcaattttgaatAATATGATCAATTAGCTATAATTTTGAACACAGgctatatatattttaaaatatattatttgcACTCCTACTATGTCATTTTCATTTTAATGAAACCGTATTGCAGTCAAATGAAAATGAGACAATGAGAGCGTAAATAACATAATTAGAGTGTAAATAACATCgtcttaaaaataataataattattttgatcaaataataataatataataaattgGTTCACTAATAACATCCAATAGCTTTGACATTTAAGGAATAAAACCAAAATCCACCGTCAActaatgttttaattttttcttttttgacaaaTCATCTAACATATGAATTCGCTCTACTCATTTCTACTGata
This window contains:
- the LOC113717848 gene encoding translocator protein homolog, whose amino-acid sequence is MASQELKHRTREEEEEEIQPPKDTGTTATRRHQKKRTAMAKRGLRSLGLALALPLSLTLLDISLFGSSLQYATMKKPFWSPPLWALHSACLASAFLMGLSAWLVWVEGGFHRNPTALLLYLGQLSLSLAWDPIVFQAGASRMGLVLCVALFGALVGCARTFRTMNPIAGDLVKPCLLWALILSLANIVLVLPLV
- the LOC113717856 gene encoding uncharacterized protein P8A3.02c → MEEEVRMLLQDAFGELSDGEGGEEAQERKSQDLNKLSIFGEIQNWERIDQIKGLWLCRDFLSPDQQSSLLSAIQKEGWLSEFSGNQAMRFGNLPQWAIELSNSIKEAVFVGHYLSESMNLPTHDKGKEAYPLPPELLWREPLFDQLIVNTYQPGEGICAHVDLMRFEDGIAILSLESSCVMHFSLVEDELSDYREEKAGKNSSSAKIPVLLTEGSLVLMWGEARYFWKHEINRKPGFQRWMGQEIDQRKRTSITLRKLC